Sequence from the Ignavibacteria bacterium genome:
TTCTCATTGCAACGATTTTATCTCAAAACACATCCGACAAGAATTCGCTTAAAGCTTATCATAACCTTCGAAAGAAATTTCCTGCTTGGGCGGATATTAAAAAAGCATCTATCTCACAGCTTGCAAGAACTATTCGAATTGCTGGTTTGAGTAGGCAAAAAGCTAAGACAATTAAAGAGTTATTTAAGTGGCTCGTAAACATAAATCAACATTACTCGTTAGGATTTCTCAACGATTTATCTAACGAAGAAGTACTTTCTGAGTTAACAAAGCTTCAAGGAATTGGCGTAAAGACTGCATCTTGTGTACTTTTATTTGGAATGCAAAGGAACGTTTGCCCTGTTGATACACATGTATTTCGTACTGTAAACAGAATTGGTATAGTAAGTGGATCAACCCCTGAAAAAACTTTTTATGCTTTGGACAAAATTTTACCCTACGGTATTGCACACGAATTCCATACGAATTTAATTATTTTAGGCCGTACGATTTGCAAACCAAAAAAACCTGAATGTTTCAACTGTCCCTTGGTCAAATTATGCAACTTTAAAAAGAAAAATCTCACTTCCGATTTCTCTTCGGCGTCGAACAGAAGGAATGATATTATTCTGTTGGATGCAATATAAAGTCAATTTTATGTAATGGTATAACCGATACTATTTTTTGATTTCTTCCTAGTACTAGTCAGTGTAAACCGATCTTGTAATATCATCACACAAAAAAAGCATCAATAAAATCTTAGATTGGAATTTGTGAAAAGAACCGTAAACGATAGAATCCTTGATTCCAGAATATTTTTTGAATAACTTAAGATAGTAACGAACTAAGTAATTATGGTAAAAAAATTTCTGTTCGCAATTATATTCAGCATACCAATTGTTGCATTATCACAACCGTATAAAATTTATTTGTTGACAATTGATGGTGCAATAAATCCTGCTTCCGCAGAGTACATACACGAGGGGATCAAAGCCGCTATTGATGATAAAGCTGAGTGTGTTATTATCAAACTGAATACACCAGGCGGACTGCTAAAATCCACCCGCGTAATTGTTACGGAATTTC
This genomic interval carries:
- a CDS encoding endonuclease III; amino-acid sequence: MKKLGIFVLKVNSRLLEHFGKPKRKLDSKPLDILIATILSQNTSDKNSLKAYHNLRKKFPAWADIKKASISQLARTIRIAGLSRQKAKTIKELFKWLVNINQHYSLGFLNDLSNEEVLSELTKLQGIGVKTASCVLLFGMQRNVCPVDTHVFRTVNRIGIVSGSTPEKTFYALDKILPYGIAHEFHTNLIILGRTICKPKKPECFNCPLVKLCNFKKKNLTSDFSSASNRRNDIILLDAI